ACTGCATGTCACAGATGTACTTGATTTATTATTCATAACTATAGGGAAATTGCCGTAAGAACAACCCTTGAAAATAGTCTTGTgcaaaccattttgtttttttgttccagCATTTTCTTTGTGAACCAGAATTACCTTATGACATTGTTTGAGTCAACTTCAGAAGAGCACGTCTCTTCTCTGACTAATATTGGTAAAATACATCCttatattgtctttttttttttttttttttttttttagagaatcATTAAATGATCATGTCAACTTCAGCTCAATGGTAGTTCAGgagtgctcagcaactctgaaaatcaggccattaattTTATCAGATATAATAGTTTTGTCCTGGCTTACAAAACATAAGAAATCAATGTTTGTTTCAAATGAGTTAGCTGATAGCACAGCCAAGCATAATAAATCAAAACTGTTTCTGTTCTTACAATGTATACATTCAGCAATCTGTatcccaaaagaaaataaaaactaattACGTATTGTATGAATATTGGGAATAACTATTTTAACTTGGCATAGATTTCAGGGTTTTGAGGCAGGTCTAGAAACATTGATAGCCGCACTTTCTATGCATGTAAATGCTTCTGTGCAAAGCTTATCACTTTGATAAACCTTAGACCAGTGATACCCAAACTTTTAAGGGTCGCGCAcctccttacccctgtccatcccctccccccctgcagccagggctgggagcagggctgctgaGGGGTTGGTCTGGgtccaggagtggggctgaggatggAGCCATGgccagggctggcctgggcccctctgtcacccccacccccccgaacattcctcctgggggcacaccccacagtttgggaactatAGTCTCCTGGGAAACCAATAACAGAcatttgaaatgcaatgtttacACTTATCTTGGATATCTTCCTCTAGTTAATAACTTCATACATCATAGTAAACTGGCTTCACTGTCTATTATAGTGGCTTATCATTGGCCTAAACAAAAATTATTGACATTGTATAGACACTTCTGATTTGTAAAAAGTTGTTCattatgctctctctctctcttctctcctcctcccccctgcccccacccctttatAGGAGTATATTAAGGGACTCTGTGAACCTGAACTAGAAGAAAAGGAACATTATCCAAAGGACATGCACTGCATTTTTGTTGGAGCACAGAGCCTGTTTCTTAACTGTCTTATTCAGGATACCTGTGCTGATATAACAGTGCAGGAAATAGGATTACTTAGTATTAAGGGTGGTGCAGAGGCTGTTGTGATGGCTAGAAGTCATATTCAGCAGTTTGTGATGCTCTTTGAAAACAATGAAGGCTTGTTAAGTGACAAGGAATCAAACATAAAAAAGCAGTTTAAACAATTTGTGGAAGCACATGCAGATAAATATACAATGGACTTGTTGATCTTGCCTAGCTCGCTTAAAAGAGAACTTCTGAATCTTACACAAAGTGATTGTTGTGAAACAGATGGCAATATTATAGATCTTACTGCAGATTCTGAAAGCACACCAGAGTTTTCACAGGACAAAACCCCAAAACTAACTGTAATGAGTGGAGATGGAAAAACAATTGGGGAGGAAGCAAGAAAACAAGCTGGAACCCCTGTAACAGAGCTTACAAAACAAATGGACACGGTGTTTTCCAATGCACCAGGAAGGTGTTTTGTTCCTATAAATGGTGTGACTCCACTTGAGGCATCCGTTTCCAAAGAGAGACAGTCATGTAAAAGGAGGTGTTCTGATGCTGAGGAAAGGCTTCCTAAGAAACAGTTTTCATTAGAAAGTGATCAGGAGGTCAGGCCTACACCATGCAGTAAAGATCCAGATAGGGGTGCAGTTATTGATCTGATTTCTGATAGCTGCAGTGAGTCGGATGATCCACGCTTCTCTATTACAGACTGTGATGAAATTAGTGAGGAAATGGAATACAAGATTCTTGTAAACTTTTTCAGGACCATGGGATATTCCCAAAAAATTGTAGAGAAAGTTATTAGTGAACTGGGACAATCAATGGAACCATTAATGCTCCTGGAAGCAATAGAAAAGGAAAGTACAAAGCTTCAGAAGGAAAAGGAACAGTCAGCGCAGATATCTCGAACCGTAAGTGTGCATTCAGGTGGTAATGCAGATCTTTCACCGACTCTGAAAGATAGAGGTTCTATCAGTAAAAATCAACTTAAACCCAGTCAAACTTTAAAGGAgacaaaaaatgtaaaacaaaaaagatCGAATTCACCACGTGCACAGCTCCGGGCAGAAGACAAAATGCATGTGACagactataaaaataaaactgctcTTCCTTCCACTAAAAAGTCAACAGAGCATTGTAAACAAGTACATTTGAATTCTTCTGATCAGAGTCACAGTTCCAGGACAAATGATGTAGAAACTGATGGTCTCATACTGTCTTTTAACACTGCACAAGAATTAAAGAAATATGGAGCACTAAAAGATGTTGACTTTGTAGCAAGAGGGAGCTCAGACCAAGAGCATGCATCAGTTCAGACTGAAACTGTAGTTCAGCAAAAATCTGCAGGGCCCTCGAATACACAAAATAATGAACCTGTTCATGTGGAGAGACTAAGACATTGCAATCCTTCCCAGTGTAAACTCCTCCACCAACCGTCTGTTGATATCCCAAAACCTACTGAACGTCCTCTTCCAACTTCTGTGTTTCCGTCCCAACTGCATGCTCCAAATCTAGAGAGGAGGACAGTGGGACCATACAGTCATCATACAGATGCCTCAGTTACTGGGGTTCAAAGGTTTATGGATTCTCTGAAAAAGCCGTACAATCTGGAGTTGAAAAATGAACCTGGGAGAGCATATTTAAAACACATCATTATAGATGGAAGCAACGTTGCAATTTCGTAAGTATTGCTAGTTTGCGCTACTTTTTATTAAGTGTCAGTGAATTTCAGAGTGAAACTGGGAAGAGCAAGCACAGCCTGGGTATAAAAGCTTTTCTTGTCAAAAATTCTTGTTAACTGGCCTCCATATGACCAGCTATTAATTTACTACTCCAACACAGTTCCCCACCAATCTTGTAGTAATGGGCTAATTTGGTAGGGTGTATAGTGGTGACTTCTGTCCATTGAAAGCTAGATGAGCAACATGAACCTCATTTAATTGCCTATTTAAACTGTAGAAGAAATCCTAGTTTAATACCTGCATTCTCCAGTTTCTGTTAAAAACATGTATGGTGTTACTGTTAAATGGTTGCCATGTTCCACTTAGGTGCTTTAGAAATTCTTCTAGATACATACCTGGGAGATGATGCTCAAATACTGTGCTGATGTGGGTGGTATAAGAATAGCAGTCCCATTTCTGTAATGGGTGAAGCAATTCCCAGAGAAGAATGTgtgggtttggggaggaggggaggacttTGACCTTATGCTAAATAGAGCTACCTTCTATTTACTAAAGCTTAATGTTTTTAGTATTTGATAAAATAGGTGTGAGTTTTTAACTATAAGTTTTAATATTTGTAAGTCAATTGAAAAATTAAGTAGTACATACTAATAGTTGAGAAACTATATTTAGCCTAATTGTCCCAATTCTAAgttcatatattttaaatgttattctGTGATACCCTTAAAGATTTGACTTCTACATCTTGGCAAGAACTGAGGAGAGTCCTGAAAACATACAACAGGTGTCCCGTGATTTAATTTCTTAAATTTCATATTTGTGCACAAACACATTAATAGACATGATTGTAAACGATCAAATACACACTTCATATTTTTacataagaatatatatatattaatatgaTATGGAATtctttttaacattgttttgtaaTATAGAAAACTAAAATCGGATAGGGCAAGGGAGAGAAGAGATCCTTTCTGAAGGTAATTCAGTTTGCATTTATTAAATCACCAGGGTTTTTTATTAAGCAACTGTCAAACACAGTCTAATATGTGCACTTTTTAAATCAACTGCTTTAATTTATCAGTATGCAATCTTTGAAGCGCATCCCCACTTAAATTCAGAAAGAGAATTCAGCAGTGAGCTGTAACCTAATATTATAGCATAATAAAATTGTATGATCGAAACTTACAAATAAAGAGTAACCTGACATTTAGTGTTCTGGCAGACAACTAATGAGCATCTTCTTAAcagatgaaaacaaaaataattacagtAAGAATGTAATGTTTGAACAGCGagaatattttataaattatCAATGAAGTTAAGGATAAGCATCACGTTAAAatctaattattaaaaaaaattgagtaaaAAAGGGTTGGCTTTTTACATTTGCCTGAAGTTGTCTTGccaatttttgctttgtttttttagtaACATTTTCCTGTCTCTAAAAGTATTTATAGTGCATTGGTACCCCCATGTGaccaaggatcagggccccactttGCTAGACGCTGTGCAAGCATGCAATAAAAGtagtctctgcccccaaaaaaGTTGACAAACTAAGGGGGGTTGTGTATTTTGTTTGACATCTACTGGGTGCTGTGAAAGACTAACAAACAGAGAAAACAGTGAAAGACACAGTAAACAAAATAAACTTACTGAAAATAGACTGTTACCTTTCAGTTATACTAATTTTATGTGTTCGCAATTTTTACCTATACTTgttaagagagagactgagggctggtctacactaaagctgtaagtcagcctaagttacgctacttcgTTATGTAAGTTACGTAACTGAAGTCGACATAACTTAGGTCAGTTTACATCAGTGCCTGTACCACAGTGtgttgacaggagatgctcttcaGCTAACTTACCTtccgcctctcacggaggtggagtacagacgtTGACAGGACAGCGCTGTCCCATCAACTTAGCTTGTCTTCCATTACAGCAGTTCTGATTTAGCTGTAAGTATAGACGAGCCCTGAATATAGACTTCTGAATTGACCTCTCCTTTACttgatctcctgcacctcaaactatGGAGTTTGCAAGCAAATGAGTAGTAGAGTGAATACTTGCTTTAGAATTCTTCACAACAATGGAATGTGAAAGTGTGATATCTAGgaacatttcatttcttttttgggAGAAGTGCTGTTTTCCAGGAATAGACCAATTGAGCTTCCTGTTGCTCCACTGGCTAATGCTAAGATAAGAAGTAAACCTGTAGTGCTTTGAGTTCCTCTGCAATGAGAACAGAGAAACTGTCTAATATGAAAATAAGTGTGTCTCATCTTAAAACTCACAAGCAAAAAGTACAAGTTGATTACTTacagcaaaaataaaaccaaaccaaccaaacaaaaccctcTCTGGATTAATTTACTCCTTATAGCTAGACTTCATGTCCTCCTTTAAAACAGACcaggtattttaaatatattgcttTAAAAGCAGGAAATACTAACTGAAGTGATATTAAAGCCATGAAACTTCAGGTGGTGATTGAGGTCAGTGTTTGAATGGGACACTTCAGAGAGTAGGCCAGAGTGCTGCGTATCATACGCTGCAGGAAATGCTCTCAGCTGGATAAGAAATACAGCAGGTCTTATTCACTTGTAGCCATTAGATACAAGATGCTGTTGATTAGAATTATTTTAAATCTGTGTCCTAAACAAATGAACTTTAGTTTAATATTTCTCAGAATATGTAGATTTTCCCTGCAATATCAATTTACAGCATTCTTTATTTCCTGCCCGAAACATTTAGTGTTTCTTTGTGCTGTTACAAAGCTGGAATATAGTTTCCTATCAGTATCTGTAAATATGTATGTATTTGTACATATATACATGCATACgtaaattattgttttaaaaaaaaactgcaaaTTTTTGGCTAGATGAGGATAGAAAAATGGACTCTTAACTACTACATCTTGTATATCTAGAAGCAGCCATGGATTTAACCACCCAACCCATAATTCACTAAATTGTGAATCTTGTTAACAAACAGTGGACAAATTCCCTTAATTGTTAGGGAGGACATAACTTCCACAGATTCCTCCAGCTCCTTACCCAACCCAACATCATCACCCTCCAAGCCTCAGTTTCATTCCGACTCTAGAAGAGGCTGATAGATATCAACGTCTAGATCCAGTGAAAAGGATGAAGGACTTGAAAAGAGGCTTGCTCAGTCATAAAAAATGTGAGGGTGCAGAGGATACACCCTGCTTCTATACAACAGAATAATATTTAGCACAAAACTATCTTTGGTAAAACAAAGTACTTATGACTTTATATATATTCTTATGGAACTCTTAACTGTGGATTATTTTGTAGTGCATCATGCTTCTGGTTTTGAAATCTCCTCTCAGTTACCTTTATACTGGCttataaaaagtcaaaatttatTGTAGTGTATTGTAAATTGAATATTTCAAGTTTAGATATTTGAGGTTATGCAGATTGTCACCTTATTTTCTGCTGTTCAGATGCAGATCATGGTTGTTTCTGAAGTCTCTTGTTAAACTGCACAATTAGTCTAGGTATTCCCACTTCCAATCATATCTTCAGAGTGTACTTACCTACTGTAAAGGTAGCTTTTCCCTTATTTTTCTGGGAATAGGAGATTTGAACTTTATTTCACTCCTTCAAGGCTTTAAGAAAGATACCTTTCTTGCATTGGATATTTTAGCAACAGCTTGGCCTAGATCCTTCATATCCCTTTTGAGCTGgacgtttttgttttgttgaatgtGAATAAACATTCATGTACTAAAGTTCCATTATTCAGGAAGAACTTTATGGCATAGATGTTAAAGAGCCAAGaaagaaattcaaaattaaaaacaaaaaaatctgcatctCTAGATGTTGAGTTGAAATTTCATGATGTTAAATCAGTTAGGGCTTTCGGCAGAAATTTGATCTCAACAGGTGCTGGTCTCATCAGATGTTCCTTGGACTCCTACAGATCATCCTAAAGCCTGATAGCTTCTCAGAAGAAAGATTAATAAAAAGCAATTTGTCTTAAAACAGCAGCACCTGTTAATACTATAGTTAGGGGTATGTGTCAGATTCCCAACAAAGTATGTTACTTTAGGAGTTCATATTGTAGCTCTTAACTGTATTTCAGTTTGGAGTGAAATCTAGAATACAAAACATTAATAAAGAGTGACTGATTCTTTAGCCTTCAGTAGGATTAAAATAGGTTACTAACATAAATATTATGGACTAATTTGTTCGGCGTCTGAGAGATGTTACCTTGGGGGGTGCAGTATTTTCTAGTTAGGACATCCTATTAGTCTAttgacagtattttaaaaatagtttaaaaaatggtCTAACTAGTGATAAAAAACAGTGAAGTACAGGTACGTTCCCAAAAGTGTAAGTTCTTTCAAGGTGGCTCAGACATCACAGTACTAAGTGCGTTACAAAAACTCTCAGATCTTTTTCCTTCACCCTTTTATTCCATCTACTTTGTgacagatttctttttttctttttcccctagTTCTAGCCTGATGACTTCTTTTTCAGGCCACTTATATTTTCCGATAGTTGAGCAGGCCTGGGAGTGTTTCCAGAACTGGCTGCTATCCTCATATCTCATCTCTTGGAACCTTACCTGGCGCCAGAGTTTCAGTGCTTTCTGGTATATCTCTGAGTATTCTTGAGGTTTCTTATTGTACCTTATCTCAAAAAGGTATTTGTGACCTCCAGCACCATAATGTCTGAGCACCTACTTCACTGACAAGCTTTAAATTCACAGGTGTAAAGTATTCATGCTGGAAGTAGTTGCACACTCTTGCAGTCAGAGAACAAATCTTACTTTCACTGGCCAAATACAACTAATGCATTTTGAAGAGCAAAGATTGACTAATGCTCTCGTGGACCTCTTTGTAATCAGTCCAGAAAGATTATTTTCAAAAAAGGGGGAAGGAGTCAGAAAAGCAAGTTTTTGAGTAAATGAATCTGAGGAAATCGGCCTCTTTTTTGCTTGTGGAATATCATGAATGGTCAATGAAGTGAGTTAACCATTTGTTCCAAATAAATAATTTACCCAGTCTATTGTTAGATAATGTAGGAAGCTTTCAAATACAGTGTGTTACCTTCCTTAAAGTATGATGGTTATTAACTAAAGGAGATAATTTGGTAGCTATTATTCTAACTTCAGTTTAAGGACCCGTAGGTATATCCTCtgaagcagtggttcccaaacttgttccgccacttgtgcagggaaagcccctggtgggccgggccggtttgtttacctgccgcgtccacaggttcggccgattgcggctcccagtggccgcggttcgctgctccaggccaatgggagctgctggaagtggcagccagtacgtccctcggctcacaccgcttccagcagctcccattcgcctggagcagcaaaccgtggccactgggagccgcgatctgccgaacctgcggacgcggcaggtaaacaaaccggcccagctcgccaggggctttccctgcacaagcggctgaacaagtttgggaaccactgctctgaaGAATTAATTTGGATACCAGTCTTGAAAAAGCCAGCATTATAAGGATTAACTGAAGTACCTGATTAACACTTCCTGTCACTTGACTGTTGCAGTCCTGGTAGCTCTTACAGGGAAATTCTCTATGACCCACAACTGTATGACATTACTTGAATAAAAGTACAGTGCTTTTATTACAGTAAATAACTTTACAAATGAACTATTTCCTCATTGTTCAGATTTTGTTCTTTAGCAAATAGGCAAACTGCAAGTCATAATTATGAGTCATAATTTATCTTAACCTTTTTAGACTGATTTCCCAAACTTGTATTAAtggaaaagaaatgcaaattGATGGGGTTATGTAGAAAGTAACAAGTCCACCACATCCTCTTTAATCTCTGCTTTTTAGAGAAGGAGCATTTTTCTGGAGAAAGAGAATAGGGTTTTATGTAATGGTATGAACTCAAAATTCTCTCAGAAGATATAATACATTGTTCTTCCTAGCACTTATGAAGTTATTGGACACGTCAAAAAATAAATGTCTGAATGCATTATGCTTGGTGTAAAAACTCTGAAATGACCACTCAGCTAACAGACagtgaattaaaaagaaaatatcttaAAGCGTTCTTAAGCCATTGCCTAAAGTTTCAGTTCCATAACTACCCTTACTCTTAGGGCTTGTTTTTGTTACATTGTTAGAGGTAAAACTCAGGTTATAACCCAACTTGAGCTAACCCAACTCCCATCCACACAAACAGCTCTCTAGCTTGAGCTAAGCGATCCTTTAAGCTCAAGCTAGCTGGCTGGTCGAGGGAGCGGTATAGGTTGAAGCCTGTGTGCTTTCTGATGCTCAagtttaggctatgtctacactagagagcttacaatggcacagctgtaccaaagcagctgtgccattgtaagtTCTCTCGTCTGGccactctatgccgatgggagagagcttttcccttcaacataattaaaccacccccaatgagcggcaaTAGCTATGTCGGCAGAAGAAGCTCTtccgccaacatagcactgtgcacactaccacttatgccagcgaaactcactcaggggtgtgttttttcacccTCCTGAGTGAcctaagttttgctgacataagtggtagtgtagacatggccttagtaatGGTGTGGGGATGCAGCAGCTGTAATTACAATTTATCAGCTATTAATCAAATCACTCTGTGCTACTTATCCGATTGCTCTGGgcagcttttgtttttgttttgagtgtTTTGCAGTATGGTTGCTTTCACTAGAGCTAGACTAGCTCAAGTAGAGTAACAAGATAAcggttgcagtgaagacaaacccctacagaatgtctacactgtctctgggagcaagcctcccaacTGTGGTGAACAGACTTGTGGTGGTGGGGCTTGTGCTAGCATGCAaaaaatagctatgtagacaTTGTGGCTCAGGTTCTCAAGCATAAATCAAAgcaacacagctatttttagtgcactagtctGAGCCTCATCACTGCAAGTCTGTGGATCCTGGGTGGGAAGCTCGCTCCCAGTTGCAATGTAGactagcagttctcaaactgtgggttggaacCCCATtgtaatggggtcgccagggctggcgttagacttgctggggcccggggccaaagccaaagctcgCACCGCACTGCCTGGGGCCAAAActtaagggcttcagccctgggtgacagGGCTTGGGTTTTGGCTTTGGCCTCCCTGCCCAGGGCTATGGgtcttgggtgggctcaggcttcggtctccCCTCCTGGGGTTATGTAGTCACTTTTGTGCTCAGAAAGGGGTCgcggtgcagtgaagtttgagaactcctgttaACATACCCTGTAGTGTGCTCTCCCTAAACCTATTCACAATGACACCTGCCTCCATGTTCAGTCAGCTGAAAACTTTGATTACAAACCATGAGGGCGAGGAAAGTTAACTAGAAGTAACAGAATCAAGTGGTTTAAATGCTTTACTGAGTAACCACCTGATCTTTTGTCAAGGTTGTGCTCTTGATTTGTTTATTGCAGCATTGTTGAGTATGGGAAAGGCCTgaggttttttggttttctttaaatctgcaTCTTTCTATGTACTTTAAAGTGGGTTTTTTGAGACTGTCATTTGCACCTCTGCCAAATCATGCCTCCTCCATATGTCATTTTGGCTTCTACCCTAAGATGCACccacaccccttctcccccaatCCAACACACCTCTTTGGGAGGGAAAATCTCTGTCCATGCCTGTTAAACTGAAACTAAGTGGGCATCAGGCTCTAGACACACCTTTTGCCTTTTGTACCCCTCCTGGGAGGTTGAAGAACTTTATTCTTTTAGGTTATGTCTATATGGGGGAAAAGAGGTGTGTGTCTGACATGTTAATGTGCTAAAATCCTGGTTTAGGCAAGCTGTAGTTTtaacatttgttactgggttcgGGTGAACCCTATGGGAGTGTTACTTCAATCAGCCTAGAGTTTACCTTTACCAGCTAATTTGTGTTTAAAACATACCTTTTTTTCTTAGTGAAGAGAAAGCCTTTCAGGTAGACTGTGGGAAACATCCATGCAACAGTAGCTCCCTTAAaacaatatttattaaaataagagaaaaatcAGAGCAGCATAAAAAATAACACCTCATCTGGATTCTTTGGAAAAGCCCAGCCAAGCTGGCTTCTCTTAGCTTAGttatagaaaagaaaaaaccttACATGTTCTAGAAAGCAAGTGCTATCTCTGACattgtgctgctgctgtgttaTGCTGCTTATTATCTTCTCTACCTTGCCTTGCTATGGCCCCACCCCAGTTGTAAATATAGACCAAGTTGGGGAACAGATGCATTCCACAGGAGGTGAGCAACTGAGAATAAGGGCTTGGCTatacttgcaagttagagcgcattaaagtaGCACCGGGCATTCTAACTCCTTatgcgtccacactggcaagggacatagagcgctctgactccacagtGCCgtaagagctgctaatgtggccacgccagtgcgtttgcagctgacagtgtaaacacaggGCAGGGTTTTCCCTGTTGTGGTCTCCGAAGGGCATGGCAacgcttgcagatgtagagcgctttgagttaaaccagcctgcatagagtgcagtagggaaagcgctgcagtctgtccacactgacagctacaagcgaactggcgtggccacattagcatcTCTTGTATAGGCCACAGaaagcagtgcactgtggtagctgtcccagcatgcaagtggctgcaacatgcttttcaaatggggggtggggtggggtggagtgtgacagggagtgtgttgtgtgtatgtggggggggcagagtgggtttggaggggctgagagcatgtcagtatgctgtcttgtaagttcagaaaGCAGCagacccccactcctccctggtTCGTTtgttcgttctctctctctctgtctcacgcagcattccacagtaatggttgctttgtctcggagcagataagcatgccggctgtcaggaacggagctttcaaagggcatatccacattcctgcagcgattccaaaacaatgagaagagttgccacttgacttaaggggattatgagactttccggaggctgatcagagctcagtaatgcaacaccttgttcacactgacGCCTGGCATTTCAGCCAAGGCGCACCAAGCGTTAATCttctcaccgaggtggagtaccaggagtgctctagccgtggagtcagagtgcgttacatgccttgccagtgtggacgggtagtgagctagggtgcCCGGAACTggtttaatgcgctctaactcgcaagtgtagccaagtccgaaggctggtttaactcccagcgcgctacatctgcaagtgtactCATGCCCTAAGATGATCCATTAACAACAATTACTTGCTGTCTTTTAAAGGCCTACCTAGCTCAAGGACCACATTTCACAGTTCAGCTTGTTTAGCAGTGCCCCATTTACCCAGGCttcattatttcattattattatttattacagtagtgcctaaggcCCAACTAAGAGTGGGTACATGAAGGGGGAGAGACAGGAGCATTGTGCGAGGCATCATACAAATCCAGTGCTCAACTGTCCCTGCCTCGAAGAGCAGTCTCAACAGCCAAGACAGATGCAAGGTGGGGCAAGGGGTAGAACACAAGCCGTTTAAATTCTTTATCAGTTTTCTCTTGCCATGAATTATAAATTGATAACCTTAGACCCTCTGCCCCAATCCTACTTTATTTATACATAATAAAGCAACAAAAATGCACCTCCCCTCTTTTTGCCCATACAGATCACCTTTAAGAAAGACGCACTCTTTATCACTGCACATTTTGCCTACCCGCCAGGTCCATGAGTCTTGTGGGTCAAGCGCTGCTGCTCTAAGACTTCTGCCTGCATAGTTTGATTGCATGAGAGAGATTGTAAGTCTGTTGTTCAAATGCAGGTGGCAAAATCACTCATttgtgtcacttttttttttttttaaagccttgcaATAAGAGAGACTGCAGAAAAGGCATAACTTACAGTTTTAGGAGTCACTGCCAGTTCTGCTGCTTTCTCTGTGTCCTCCAAATTATAACTCTTCTAAACAAAAATTGCCCTCTTACAAAAATACAGTCATAATGTGAACTAATGTGTTTTTTGATGGCAGAGTTTTCTGCTAAACAAGCATCAGTAGCAAAGATCTGAATGTCAGAAGCCATCTAAGACTATTCAAGTGCTAAAATTATCAAGCATagctgtttgtttctttaaaaaaaaaaaaaaggttgcacATTAGGGTGTAGAAGGTAAGGGTTTTCTATGAGGGTTAACTCTCTAT
The genomic region above belongs to Eretmochelys imbricata isolate rEreImb1 chromosome 12, rEreImb1.hap1, whole genome shotgun sequence and contains:
- the N4BP1 gene encoding NEDD4-binding protein 1 isoform X2 — its product is MAAPGAADGPVPVLDEFTAPAEKSRFLEKSRGRIQSLFGVRLAVLGAPGGWCPSGQTPGSGPATDRIWLRLSGDKETVRSAKEYIKGLCEPELEEKEHYPKDMHCIFVGAQSLFLNCLIQDTCADITVQEIGLLSIKGGAEAVVMARSHIQQFVMLFENNEGLLSDKESNIKKQFKQFVEAHADKYTMDLLILPSSLKRELLNLTQSDCCETDGNIIDLTADSESTPEFSQDKTPKLTVMSGDGKTIGEEARKQAGTPVTELTKQMDTVFSNAPGRCFVPINGVTPLEASVSKERQSCKRRCSDAEERLPKKQFSLESDQEVRPTPCSKDPDRGAVIDLISDSCSESDDPRFSITDCDEISEEMEYKILVNFFRTMGYSQKIVEKVISELGQSMEPLMLLEAIEKESTKLQKEKEQSAQISRTVSVHSGGNADLSPTLKDRGSISKNQLKPSQTLKETKNVKQKRSNSPRAQLRAEDKMHVTDYKNKTALPSTKKSTEHCKQVHLNSSDQSHSSRTNDVETDGLILSFNTAQELKKYGALKDVDFVARGSSDQEHASVQTETVVQQKSAGPSNTQNNEPVHVERLRHCNPSQCKLLHQPSVDIPKPTERPLPTSVFPSQLHAPNLERRTVGPYSHHTDASVTGVQRFMDSLKKPYNLELKNEPGRAYLKHIIIDGSNVAISHGLQKFFSCRGIAIAVDYFWKRGHRNITVFVPQWRTKRDPNIKEQHFLTQLQDVGILSLTPARMVLGARIAAHDDRFLLHLADKTGGIIVTNDNFREFVTESYSWREIIQKRLLQYTFVGDIFMVPDDPLGRNGPRLEDFLRSEGCFSLFRKWW
- the N4BP1 gene encoding NEDD4-binding protein 1 isoform X1; translated protein: MAAPGAADGPVPVLDEFTAPAEKSRFLEKSRGRIQSLFGVRLAVLGAPGGWCPSGQTPGSGPATDRIWLRLSGDKETVRSAKEYIKGLCEPELEEKEHYPKDMHCIFVGAQSLFLNCLIQDTCADITVQEIGLLSIKGGAEAVVMARSHIQQFVMLFENNEGLLSDKESNIKKQFKQFVEAHADKYTMDLLILPSSLKRELLNLTQSDCCETDGNIIDLTADSESTPEFSQDKTPKLTVMSGDGKTIGEEARKQAGTPVTELTKQMDTVFSNAPGRCFVPINGVTPLEASVSKERQSCKRRCSDAEERLPKKQFSLESDQEVRPTPCSKDPDRGAVIDLISDSCSESDDPRFSITDCDEISEEMEYKILVNFFRTMGYSQKIVEKVISELGQSMEPLMLLEAIEKESTKLQKEKEQSAQISRTVSVHSGGNADLSPTLKDRGSISKNQLKPSQTLKETKNVKQKRSNSPRAQLRAEDKMHVTDYKNKTALPSTKKSTEHCKQVHLNSSDQSHSSRTNDVETDGLILSFNTAQELKKYGALKDVDFVARGSSDQEHASVQTETVVQQKSAGPSNTQNNEPVHVERLRHCNPSQCKLLHQPSVDIPKPTERPLPTSVFPSQLHAPNLERRTVGPYSHHTDASVTGVQRFMDSLKKPYNLELKNEPGRAYLKHIIIDGSNVAISHGLQKFFSCRGIAIAVDYFWKRGHRNITVFVPQWRTKRDPNIKEQHFLTQLQDVGILSLTPARMVLGARIAAHDDRFLLHLADKTGGIIVTNDNFREFVTESYSWREIIQKRLLQYTFVGDIFMVPDDPLGRNGPRLEDFLRSEGCFRDFPPAQVTLPTGRLHSSGTSHFMPIPKSCSNNRQPMNQVHGSPPSARLPFEPNLPNVQTGLTIPPQRSTTETIQLREALIKIFPDSEQRQKIDRILAEHPFMRDLNALSAMVLD